The nucleotide sequence TTTTTTAGTAAAAAATGTTCTCTTCTGATAAATTATAGGATATATTATCCCACGCCAAAGGTGAAACTAAACTATGTGCAAGTCATTACTTGGTCTATGAGTCATTAGCAGTTGAATATAAATTAGTCCTAAAATGATTTACTGTTAGGGAAAAAAAATCTACAGACATAAGTAGTAGATGATAGGCTCTTACCAGGGCATTTCTCAACAGCTTCAGAATGAGGGATCTTAACCCTTGTTTCTTTTTGTGGCACAAAAAGAATTGGAAACTCAGACCTCAGATCCAATTCCCACACCCCAAATTCCTGTCCCTTCTCTTTCCCATCAAATTTTCCCTCCAAGTATGGTTCTTTTTCTTCAATAGTTTCTCTCTCCTCTGTAAAAGTTTCTAGAGTTCCAACATATACATTGCAGTCCTCAATTGAGCATATTTTCCACCTACGGGCAGGTTGACTTCCCCAACAACAGCGGTGCCCCACATGGTCAATAAGTAATTGTCGTACTTCCACTTCATCCAGAATTTGCCTGTAAATCAATTTAAACACAATTAAACTACCATTTTTTTATAACAAAAACCTTCTACATGATGCTAAGAAAGAAGAGGCCTGCTGAGGTCTTAGAAGTGAAAATTTTTGTTTATTGGATAATAATTCAACAACTACAACATGTACATGAGAAACCAAAATCCAAAATATTGTGCAGCAGATAGAGCAAATTCCTAACAACCAACAGACTGTCATACATAAACATTTTTGAGTCCTAGGCTGTTTACTTTAAACATTTAATTAGTGCTTAGGGTTGTACCAGCGAATTAAATATCTGAGATTGTATCCACAGCATATAATGTATCATAATTCtaattgaagaagaaaaagaagcgaGATGCGACAATAATAagaatcttcaataaaaaatcAACCAAATGGCAATTGAAAACAGCAGATTTGACAGCACATTGCTAAAACTGACCTCCCAAATTCTTTTGAGCTGTATCCACCAGAGTACCCATCGTATCCTCCTTGAGGAATAATAGCTTGATCTGTAACAACTGGTGTCAAAGGCAACATTATTCATACTGCATAGACATATCGTTGATAAATACTAAGTGAAAGTCATAGGATTCCAGTTTGTTCCCAATCCAACATTAATTAGTTCTCGACCACAAACTAACAAAGAAAAACTATGAGGCATTATTCGTCACGCCATTCAAACACATGAAACCAAGCCACAGCTAACAACTGGTAGATCAGAAAAACCTTTCTGCTTCGGGATAGAGGAGAGTTCCCTCAATGTTTAGTACCTCCAAAGAAGAGTACAAACCCTAATTTGCCAGCCAATGGTACCAATCAAAGAGATTCCCGTACGACTAATGACTAAAGCTAGAAACGAGTACCTTGGGAGAAATCGGACTCAGGAGAGCCGACGAGTGCCCCGTGGATGGAAGGCGGATAATAGTGGTCGGAGGAGAAGACGGAGGCTGCTCGGATCTCCTCGACGCTCAACTCCTTTCCGGCCGCGACAGACGATGGGGGTGCATGCACGGACGGGCTCCTCCCGACGTACTGGTACGAAACCCACGACTCCTCCGCTTTCCCTCCCTCTTCCCCTTCAATATATTGTGAATTATAGCCGGTAACCAAAACAGCGAGCTCCGCCGGAACTCAAGTgagagaagagaaaaagagagtGAGAATCAGAGAGAAAGATGTACCTGATGAAAGCAGAGGTTGCTGCTCCATTGACGGAAAAGGGGTTTTGAGGGGTATGCGGTGGTCGGAGAGAACGAGGACGCAGCGGCTGAAGGGGCATGATGGAAGAACGGGGTGTATATATCGTTCTTCGGCTCATTTCCAGCCCATGGGAACGACCAAAGTTCTCAGACACTCGACTTAATACCCTCACATCATATCTGACCTCAACATGTGGCTATATTTCCAACTCGAAAATGCGGGACCCATACATGTTCCATAACGCATAGCGCCACGTGGGACGAAAAAGGTTGTAGTACGAATGTTTGGGCGCGGTTCACTTGAAGATGGGCTTTGTTTTCTTAATTTACTTCTATTTCTTAGCTGCGAAGGAGGAGGCTGGCTCGAGCGGGCCCCGCACGCGGAAGCGAACACCTCGACGACCAACCACGCGCTGACTCGGCTTGGTTTTGGCAAGTAGCTCGAATGCACCGTTCGAGGGTCGTCAAGTGTGAAAGTGAATGGACTCGAGTCGGGCCGGATTGAACCGAACCGACCCAAATTATCGATACCAATCCGACCCATATATTAAAGACCTTAAAAACTGTGGATCAAATTTATTTACAAAAAATATTGTTCGACAAACCTCTTATCAAAGAAAAGATCAACTTTGCCTTCTCAGGAGGAAATTTTCACTGGCTATATCTGCTTGTATAAGAACAAGAACATTGTATGGAATGCCGAGAAACAATGCAGATACGGGTGTCTAGAAAGATCTTGGTCTCTCTGTTGGCTCGAACGACCACAAAAGTTACAGATCAGAGAGGGATAAATCTAGCTGGATTAACAACAGTTTAGTTCTTGTACAACACAGCCAGTGGAAATTTCCTGATGAGAAATCAAACACCATATGCATTAAATAGAAGACCAGTTTCACTGGGATAAGTTCTGCAGATTCCACATAAAAGAAAATgcaaaagacaaaaaagaaagCGAGATTTCAAATGTCTTAGCAGATCAAGCAGCAAAGGTAGAAGAGCTAAAGATAACTATTTGCCATTGAGATGATAGATAGCTGCAAAATCCACCAAGACTAGAGATCTGGGGCAGTTGCTGCCGAACGCTTGATAGAAGCAGACTTGATGagatggttgtagcttcccttttCCTTGAAGAGCTGGGAGAAATGGTGCTTGCAGTACAGGATCCCTTCGAGTGCTGCATAGTTGGAGGGGGTAATTGAGCAGCCACCATGAGAACATTTGAAACAGGACTTGTGATATGCCTGTCCTTCCACAGTGACCTGACAGAATTAACACCACTATCAGCCACAACATAATGGACACCACAGATATGAGGTGTATCTATTAGAAATAGAAAATTGTTGACATGATCGCGTTTAAAGAACAACTATAATGTATACGAAGAAAGTTGGACGCATTATCCTTCATTACTTTGGAATGATAAAAGACATCTTattgaatttgttttttttttttctgaagatcATGAATGCACAGTTAAGGGGATATGAGtaattaaacaagaaaaaaaaggggCAGTCGAATCAGTTGTTTGTGACCTTAAGCAGAACAAACATGTTATCCAAGGAAGTATGACCACATAATTGCATGATTATCGTTTACAGGCCATTATGCGGAAAATCTTAATGTTAGAATAtgcatttgcagcaacataattcGGTTGAATAAAAAAACTTTTTTCAGATTATTCATCATGTAGGTTCTGAATAAACTAAACTTCACTAGATTTAGAGCACACAGAAATATATAAACGAGTAATATAAGCCAAGAAGAACAACTTTTTGGCCAAACCTTTTCAAGAGGATAAGCTGTTTTTGCACAAGTGGCACATTTTTCTTGTGTTCCAGAGAACATACTGGCGGCTTTGCTGGGAGACCTAGTCTGAATGAAATACACGTCATGCATATTAGATAACAACCCACAAAATTCTTGTTGTCTAAGAACATTTTTACAATAAGCAATAAAGGATAAGTAACTTGGAAACAAACAAGGAAGAAAGAGGTAGTGGCAGTTTGAACTTACCAGTTCCGGAGCTTTTTCAGCTGATTTTGCAGCTGCAAACATTTAGAATAAGCAAATTTTAGGCATTATGTGAAAGTCATGATCAAACTTCTCTAACTGGATTTGCTAGTCTTACGTGACTGAAAATTCTTGTTGAAGTTGCCAGATTCTTTGAAGAGTTGCTCAAAATGAGGCTTACAATACAAAACACCTTCCATTGAAGAATATGTACTTAGCTGacaagaaagaacaagaaaattagAAGAATGAGTACATTGTCTCTGCTCCAAATTCATGACTAGAAAAGTATTTTGGTGAATTTTCCATGCTACTTTTAAACATTTATTTCAGAATGCAGTTTTATCTTACTACAATAGTTAGGAACTAcaaaatttttcttctttttcccattttcttttttcttttctttattttcctGAGAGGAACTACAGATTATTGCCGATGCTTAAATACCTCATGCCACATAAGAGACTAATACAGTAGATCAGAAAATTGATGACAAACAAGGTCATGAACTATTTCTTGATTAAGCAAGTCTGAAGTCATATCTCCAGTTTTGTAAAACAATTATATATAATTCATATAGCCAATACTCATACAGCTAAATCCTACAGTCTACTCAACTCTGAGTGATTAAACCAAAAAGGCATAATGTTCCAAAAATAACATGTGCATGAGACAAATACATATCAAATTTCATTTACTAAATTCATCATGATTAATTGCATTTCATAAAGCATATGCACATGCACCCAAAGCTAAAAATTGGAATGAATTTAGTTGAAGTAGAAAGCAGACCATGACTGTGATCATAACAATAGCACTTTGTGACATAACAACGATTGACACACTGGCACTTACGCATATAGTAACCACAAGACAGGAAAATGAATATTCATTGCAGAGTCTGGTTAGTAAGATGGTAAGCAAAACACTTCTATCAGTAATTATGAAACATTATGATCAACACATAGTAAATTTTCTATTAATGTATTTTTATGAATGGCTCTTTCTCTTATCTGCAAAAGCTCAATGTGAAAGATCAAACACGAGCTGGGAAGGGAAGAAGGTTTCAAATCTTAATAATCACCAATCTGCAGTCCCCAAACTCTTTGGAAAAATAACACGATCTATggtctttttcttctattttataATAGAAATTCCAACCAGGATGCTACATAATCCATTCAAATGTAGGCGACTCTTTAAATATATCATGGCTTCTCAATGTTCATCTTCATCAATGCTGCCAATTTGATGCAAATAACTGAGGACTTCAGAATCCAGTTTGGCTGAAATTTGCATGCAGCTTGATGCAATGGTTTTCTTCTCATTGGCAGTACATTTTAGAAACAAGTTAGTGACGGAAGGCCTACCTTCTAAATTTGAAAATTTC is from Musa acuminata AAA Group cultivar baxijiao chromosome BXJ1-6, Cavendish_Baxijiao_AAA, whole genome shotgun sequence and encodes:
- the LOC135676319 gene encoding uncharacterized protein LOC135676319 isoform X1; the protein is MEQQPLLSSGEEGGKAEESWVSYQYVGRSPSVHAPPSSVAAGKELSVEEIRAASVFSSDHYYPPSIHGALVGSPESDFSQVVTDQAIIPQGGYDGYSGGYSSKEFGRQILDEVEVRQLLIDHVGHRCCWGSQPARRWKICSIEDCNVYVGTLETFTEERETIEEKEPYLEGKFDGKEKGQEFGVWELDLRSEFPILFVPQKETRVKIPHSEAVEKCPECDSRGDIVCPTCNAGQERGFYKENQMTQCATCYGRGLIAHRDGSDTICTRCSGKGMLPCATCGSRGLVKCHSCEGQGSLITRKIALVKWKTLSNRKVSATSAAASVPDEVFHRARGVQLCNIQAYQCTPAFFADSYLLNRFSSEVIANRSPIPPAARVICERHMISVVPVTRVTMGHGNRSFSFYIIGYSREVFIRDYPKKFCWGLCCCFDWLKV
- the LOC135676320 gene encoding LIM domain-containing protein WLIM2b-like, which encodes MAFNFTGTQQKCKACDKTVYLMDQLTADGVVFHKSCFKCNHCKGTLTLSTYSSMEGVLYCKPHFEQLFKESGNFNKNFQSPAKSAEKAPELTRSPSKAASMFSGTQEKCATCAKTAYPLEKVTVEGQAYHKSCFKCSHGGCSITPSNYAALEGILYCKHHFSQLFKEKGSYNHLIKSASIKRSAATAPDL